The following are encoded in a window of Campylobacterota bacterium genomic DNA:
- a CDS encoding glycosyltransferase family 4 protein translates to MKVLVISHTYIASVNREKWLTLARLYCDVFITVIYPKKWLGTLRSYDVETESFYGLKNCRFVALDVYYAGNESRYFYKPISFFTLLKEIAPDVAHVEQGDCSLAYLQTIFFLKILSIQSSCVFFTWINWKPKVNLGYRIFWQYVQKINRFFSEGAITGNCSAQKLLREQGFKQPVKTLPQLGVDCALFKPAQKIDTRIKKIIFVGRFIREKGIFLLAHVFGKLIQDNRDWRLVFVGTGADKCDLVSALQEWGISEYVQLEKPMSHELVAPLIAQAEILVLPSYDTPEWKEQFGHVLIEAMACRVAVLASDAGDIPAVVGDAGLIFQQKNEQSLLAQLKTLMQDEALRESLKQRGYQRVIQHYSHEKIARSTYAFWQLLLEKRLERKS, encoded by the coding sequence ATGAAAGTACTTGTTATTAGCCACACTTATATTGCGTCAGTTAATCGCGAAAAATGGTTAACGCTTGCACGTTTGTACTGCGACGTATTTATAACGGTTATTTATCCAAAAAAATGGTTGGGAACGCTTCGATCGTATGATGTTGAGACCGAATCGTTTTATGGATTGAAGAATTGTAGATTTGTAGCACTTGATGTGTATTATGCGGGTAATGAAAGTAGGTATTTTTATAAGCCGATTAGTTTTTTTACTCTGCTTAAAGAGATTGCCCCTGATGTTGCGCACGTTGAGCAGGGTGACTGTTCGCTTGCTTACCTGCAGACAATATTTTTTTTAAAAATATTGTCGATTCAATCCAGCTGTGTTTTTTTTACATGGATCAATTGGAAGCCCAAGGTAAATCTGGGGTACCGTATTTTTTGGCAATATGTTCAAAAAATTAATCGTTTTTTTTCTGAAGGCGCAATCACCGGCAATTGCAGTGCGCAGAAGCTTTTGCGCGAGCAGGGGTTTAAACAGCCAGTAAAAACGTTACCGCAGCTTGGTGTTGATTGTGCATTATTCAAGCCAGCTCAAAAAATAGATACACGAATAAAAAAAATAATATTTGTTGGACGCTTTATTCGTGAAAAAGGAATTTTTTTATTGGCTCACGTATTTGGAAAACTCATACAGGATAATCGTGATTGGAGACTTGTATTTGTTGGGACGGGAGCAGACAAGTGCGATCTGGTCAGTGCATTGCAGGAATGGGGTATAAGTGAATACGTTCAGCTAGAAAAGCCAATGAGTCATGAGCTGGTGGCTCCCTTAATTGCTCAAGCTGAAATCTTAGTTTTACCTTCGTATGATACGCCTGAATGGAAGGAGCAATTTGGTCATGTCTTGATTGAGGCTATGGCATGCAGGGTTGCAGTTCTTGCAAGTGATGCGGGCGATATACCCGCTGTTGTAGGGGATGCCGGACTTATTTTTCAACAAAAAAATGAACAATCTTTACTTGCACAATTAAAAACTTTAATGCAAGATGAGGCTTTAAGAGAGTCGCTTAAGCAAAGGGGCTATCAGAGAGTGATTCAGCATTACTCACATGAAAAAATTGCCAGATCAACATACGCTTTTTGGCAATTGTTATTAGAAAAAAGGTTAGAGAGGAAGTCATGA
- a CDS encoding SDR family oxidoreductase translates to MDQSNHRVLITGGAGFLGSHLTKRMLEQGYSVIVLDDLSTGSLKNLAECKDNENFTFMEHDIIDPIDLDVDWIFNFACPASPVHYQKDPVRTTKTSVLGALNMLELAKKHGARIMQASTSEVYGDPLEHPQTEQYRGHVNPIGIRACYDEGKRCAESLFFDYHRMHNVDIKVIRIFNTYGPNMDVNDGRVVSNFIIQALQNEPLTVYGDGTQTRSFCYVDDLINGIIAMMQSDKEITGPINLGNCDEFTVLDLVKHVKSFTDSSSVISFKPLPEDDPTQRCPDITQAKSLLGWEPKVDLKHGLEQTVEYFAKELE, encoded by the coding sequence ATGGACCAATCAAATCATCGTGTTCTCATCACGGGGGGAGCCGGGTTTCTCGGTAGTCATTTAACAAAGCGCATGCTTGAGCAAGGGTATAGTGTCATTGTGCTTGATGATCTGAGCACGGGTAGCCTTAAAAACCTTGCTGAGTGCAAGGATAATGAAAATTTTACGTTTATGGAGCACGACATTATTGATCCAATTGACCTAGATGTTGATTGGATTTTTAATTTTGCTTGCCCAGCATCGCCCGTTCATTATCAAAAAGATCCAGTCAGGACAACCAAGACGAGTGTGCTTGGTGCGCTGAATATGCTTGAACTTGCAAAAAAGCACGGTGCACGCATTATGCAAGCATCAACGAGCGAGGTGTATGGTGATCCGCTTGAGCATCCACAGACTGAGCAGTACCGTGGTCATGTGAATCCAATTGGCATTCGTGCTTGCTATGATGAAGGCAAGCGGTGTGCAGAGTCATTATTTTTTGATTATCATCGCATGCATAATGTTGATATCAAGGTTATTCGAATTTTTAATACCTATGGTCCAAACATGGATGTCAACGACGGTCGTGTTGTGAGTAATTTTATTATCCAGGCACTGCAAAATGAACCACTTACCGTTTATGGTGATGGCACGCAAACGCGGTCATTTTGTTATGTTGATGATTTGATCAACGGCATCATTGCCATGATGCAGTCTGACAAAGAAATTACAGGGCCAATCAACCTTGGTAACTGCGATGAATTTACCGTGCTTGATCTGGTTAAGCATGTCAAAAGCTTTACAGACAGTTCGTCGGTGATCAGCTTTAAGCCTCTGCCTGAGGATGATCCAACACAGCGTTGCCCCGACATTACGCAGGCAAAAAGCCTGTTGGGCTGGGAGCCAAAAGTTGATTTGAAACACGGGCTTGAACAGACCGTTGAGTATTTTGCTAAGGAACTTGAATGA
- a CDS encoding glycosyltransferase family 4 protein, with protein MRTGSQLVKPKVALLTLKNSYVYGGVLSLVKTAYQFCENYFEPTVFCLGFDQEISTSLRRLKFSSSTRRTRYFDMNCIEVGARWAFWEPGHYAYTRPYWHELLNDYEYCFAISGTAIAGHPFLQLDKKYLLWLATPYDHDRFARVAAMKGVRKLIDSLAHKKMLGIERNVLESASFTLATSEYAKNAFHHLAARHRGAIARCGYPIKQNSFFVYKEKTFQGNVLLAVGRFSDPRKNITMLLTAFENIYTKMPDAVLYVVGDRPAEDVLRPFKNFSSFKHVHFTGRVSDQERNQLYEKASVLLITSHQEGLGIVGLEALSHGIPVVSTDCGGTRDFVHDDQTGYLVAVNDVQAMSDSVITVLSNQALYTKLSLNGQMLVRSEFSYSMVHAIMKEAFVQTYPELEQWFAFCDGGVDALEKVMRYEQRHNTL; from the coding sequence GTGAGGACCGGATCGCAGTTAGTCAAGCCCAAAGTTGCCTTGCTAACACTCAAAAACTCTTACGTGTATGGTGGCGTACTTTCACTTGTTAAAACAGCATATCAATTTTGCGAAAACTATTTTGAGCCGACAGTATTTTGTTTGGGTTTTGACCAAGAGATCTCGACAAGCCTTCGTCGGTTGAAGTTTTCATCGTCTACAAGACGTACACGTTATTTTGATATGAATTGTATTGAGGTTGGTGCTCGCTGGGCTTTTTGGGAGCCGGGTCATTACGCATATACTCGTCCGTATTGGCATGAACTGCTCAATGACTATGAATATTGTTTTGCCATTAGTGGTACGGCGATAGCAGGACATCCTTTTTTGCAACTTGATAAAAAATATTTATTGTGGCTAGCTACGCCATACGACCATGATCGGTTTGCACGTGTTGCGGCCATGAAGGGTGTGAGAAAGCTTATTGATAGTCTTGCACACAAAAAGATGTTAGGGATAGAGCGGAATGTTCTTGAAAGTGCCAGTTTTACGCTTGCTACGAGTGAGTATGCAAAAAATGCCTTTCATCATTTAGCAGCGAGACATAGGGGGGCAATTGCCCGATGTGGATATCCGATTAAACAAAATAGTTTTTTTGTGTACAAAGAAAAAACATTTCAAGGAAATGTTTTGCTTGCCGTTGGGCGGTTTAGTGATCCTCGAAAAAATATTACGATGCTTTTGACGGCGTTTGAAAATATTTATACAAAGATGCCAGACGCCGTGTTGTATGTGGTTGGTGACAGGCCTGCAGAAGATGTTTTACGACCATTTAAAAATTTCTCTTCTTTTAAACATGTTCATTTTACTGGACGCGTGAGCGATCAAGAGCGTAATCAACTGTATGAAAAAGCTTCGGTTTTACTGATTACATCGCATCAGGAGGGACTTGGAATTGTTGGTCTTGAGGCATTATCACATGGAATTCCAGTTGTTTCTACCGACTGTGGCGGTACTCGTGATTTTGTTCATGATGACCAAACGGGTTATCTGGTTGCGGTAAATGATGTGCAAGCCATGTCTGATTCTGTTATTACTGTTTTGTCTAATCAAGCTTTGTACACTAAGCTTTCTCTGAATGGGCAGATGCTCGTGCGTAGTGAATTTTCCTATTCCATGGTTCATGCGATTATGAAAGAAGCGTTTGTTCAGACATATCCAGAGCTTGAGCAATGGTTTGCTTTTTGTGATGGTGGAGTTGATGCTTTAGAAAAAGTTATGCGCTATGAGCAGCGCCATAATACTCTATGA
- a CDS encoding methyltransferase domain-containing protein — protein MTVAYEKRLSPVKVNYIERYLRGQRVLDVGAGHCLYSRWIGERNKAIQVTAIDLYEPDEIKDFSYLNLDLEQPLISLSDNSFDTILAFDIIEHISNEQLLTDELYRVCAPDGVLIGSVPHDDDGFLPAYNLTFKHRSDITHKRYYLPATIEQALAKSGFEVLFIQKCGGISPQVIAEFFPDFCRYPIRKMCGLLRKLGVIKTGLSSDLFFVAKKECV, from the coding sequence ATGACGGTTGCGTATGAAAAAAGGCTTTCACCAGTTAAAGTTAACTATATAGAACGTTATTTGCGGGGACAGCGTGTTCTTGATGTAGGTGCCGGGCATTGTTTATACAGTCGTTGGATTGGTGAGCGAAACAAGGCTATACAGGTAACGGCAATTGATTTATACGAGCCGGACGAGATAAAAGATTTTTCCTATCTTAATCTTGATCTGGAGCAACCACTCATTTCTTTGTCTGACAACTCTTTTGATACAATTTTGGCATTTGATATCATCGAGCACATCTCAAACGAGCAGCTACTTACTGATGAGCTGTATCGTGTATGTGCGCCAGATGGCGTACTTATAGGTTCTGTACCGCACGATGACGATGGCTTTTTGCCAGCCTATAATCTGACGTTTAAACATAGATCAGACATAACGCACAAGCGTTACTATCTTCCTGCAACAATAGAACAGGCTCTGGCAAAAAGTGGTTTTGAAGTTCTATTTATTCAAAAATGTGGCGGTATCTCGCCTCAGGTTATAGCTGAATTTTTTCCAGATTTTTGTCGCTACCCAATTAGAAAAATGTGTGGATTATTGCGTAAATTGGGGGTAATCAAAACTGGTCTGTCGTCAGATCTTTTTTTTGTTGCTAAAAAGGAGTGTGTGTAG
- a CDS encoding LysE family transporter encodes MTFNNAAIHGFKKGFLTAFGAALGDGFLLLMGLFGALSIVEQYQYGNLCLDIAGGILLITIGSLTLKRHYSATQTTTTKRDSALATVTKTFLLTTVNPVSVAFFVFAASKILPLKAGSMPTHILFVGSTVTISASTSILGTVAFIASFLGRKINPQRLNYLTTLTGILMFCTGIWFLGKSITFFLD; translated from the coding sequence ATGACATTTAATAACGCTGCAATTCATGGTTTCAAAAAAGGCTTTTTGACTGCATTTGGCGCTGCACTGGGTGACGGATTTCTTTTGCTCATGGGTCTTTTTGGAGCACTGAGCATTGTTGAGCAGTATCAGTACGGCAATTTGTGTCTTGATATTGCCGGCGGCATACTCCTGATCACTATTGGCTCACTCACGCTCAAACGACACTACAGCGCAACACAAACCACGACAACAAAACGCGACTCTGCTCTTGCAACCGTAACAAAAACATTTTTGCTCACAACAGTTAATCCCGTCAGTGTTGCATTTTTCGTATTTGCCGCATCCAAAATTTTACCACTCAAGGCAGGCAGTATGCCAACACATATCCTTTTTGTCGGCAGTACAGTAACAATCAGCGCTTCAACCAGCATTTTGGGTACTGTGGCGTTCATTGCAAGCTTTCTGGGCAGAAAAATCAATCCCCAACGCCTTAACTACCTAACCACACTAACCGGTATTTTAATGTTTTGCACCGGTATATGGTTTTTGGGCAAAAGCATTACCTTCTTTTTGGACTAA
- a CDS encoding DUF502 domain-containing protein — MNKIVEKVLDFFAHIRNLFLSGLFTIIPIAATVFFINFAYNFSVRMLEPLRRLEPDYLQRIPGSEFVLIMIFILALGAILRFFIVHSVVSYCEEVIAKIPFIRIVYSSAKILVDFFKVSDSTKVGQRKVVLIPYPKKGQYHMAFLLEDALDSYQKVIPEAVKKRPDEKYYKVFMPNSPNPTTGYFFIMSEDDIIHTDVTFEEAIKVLVSCGLVTPESLKALPPLEMPLK, encoded by the coding sequence GTGAATAAAATTGTTGAAAAAGTACTAGATTTTTTTGCGCATATCAGAAATTTGTTTTTGAGTGGCCTGTTCACGATCATTCCGATTGCGGCCACAGTCTTTTTTATTAATTTTGCGTACAATTTTTCGGTTCGTATGCTCGAACCACTCAGACGCTTAGAGCCAGATTATCTTCAGCGTATTCCCGGTTCTGAATTTGTGCTGATCATGATTTTTATTTTAGCTTTAGGCGCTATTTTGCGATTTTTTATCGTGCATAGTGTTGTGAGTTATTGTGAAGAAGTTATTGCTAAAATACCGTTTATTCGCATTGTGTATTCATCGGCAAAAATTCTGGTCGACTTCTTTAAGGTTTCTGATTCTACTAAGGTTGGCCAGCGCAAAGTTGTTCTTATTCCCTACCCGAAAAAGGGTCAATACCACATGGCTTTTTTGCTTGAAGATGCTCTTGATAGCTATCAAAAGGTCATTCCTGAAGCAGTTAAAAAGCGCCCTGATGAAAAGTATTATAAAGTTTTCATGCCGAACTCACCAAACCCAACAACGGGTTACTTTTTTATCATGTCTGAAGATGATATTATTCACACCGATGTTACCTTTGAAGAGGCGATTAAAGTCCTTGTTTCGTGCGGACTGGTAACACCCGAAAGCCTTAAGGCGCTACCGCCACTTGAGATGCCGCTAAAGTAA
- a CDS encoding UDP-glucose/GDP-mannose dehydrogenase family protein — MKKLMVIGGGYVGLVTAACFSRKDNQVILVENNPEKFELLKQGKVPFYEPGLDALVYEGIQKESLVFVDNIAQAMEHKPEIIFSCVGTPSQSDGAADLTYVFSAAKEIGKHLDFYAVVVNKSTAPVGTVRKIKEVIAAELEKRGSSQAFDVASNPEFLREGSAVNDFFIPDRVIVGVESDQALQTLWMLYKPFCQEHDQFIDMAVESAELTKYASNAMLALRISFMNQLALLADKTGADIQAVETGMGSDKRIGKQFLRAGIGYGGSCFPKDVKALIHMGKENNQPMTLMQEADCANELQRNIFVEKILAYYANDIKGKRIGIWGLTFKPHTDDIRCAPAIDIIRKLLDLGAEIIVYDPAGMRHIENIFGKQLTYATNALQVLVYAHSLALLTEWEEFLAFNETEFVMLKDRVIFDGRNCLDADRVRKAGVTYLALGRQMLTDVSKDGGDRLHIQTDTVSNTRSEASL; from the coding sequence ATGAAAAAACTTATGGTGATTGGTGGTGGCTATGTTGGTCTTGTAACGGCCGCCTGTTTTTCTCGTAAAGATAATCAAGTCATTCTTGTCGAAAACAATCCTGAAAAATTTGAACTGCTTAAGCAAGGAAAAGTTCCCTTTTATGAACCGGGTTTAGATGCTTTGGTGTATGAAGGGATACAAAAAGAGTCGCTTGTTTTTGTTGATAATATTGCTCAAGCTATGGAGCACAAACCTGAAATTATTTTCTCATGTGTTGGAACCCCTTCTCAAAGTGATGGTGCTGCTGATTTAACATATGTTTTTAGTGCGGCAAAAGAGATTGGTAAGCATTTAGATTTTTATGCTGTTGTTGTTAATAAATCTACAGCACCGGTTGGAACGGTAAGAAAAATTAAAGAAGTGATCGCAGCAGAACTGGAAAAACGGGGAAGTAGCCAAGCATTTGATGTAGCCTCAAATCCTGAGTTCTTACGGGAAGGAAGTGCTGTTAATGATTTCTTTATTCCGGATAGAGTAATTGTTGGCGTGGAGTCAGATCAGGCGTTGCAGACGTTGTGGATGTTGTACAAGCCTTTCTGCCAGGAACACGATCAATTTATTGATATGGCTGTTGAGTCAGCAGAGCTTACTAAGTATGCATCAAATGCCATGCTTGCATTGCGTATTAGCTTTATGAACCAGCTTGCACTGCTTGCAGATAAAACTGGTGCAGACATTCAAGCGGTAGAAACAGGAATGGGAAGTGATAAGCGTATTGGAAAACAATTTTTGCGAGCTGGCATTGGTTATGGAGGCAGTTGTTTTCCCAAAGATGTAAAAGCGCTTATCCATATGGGGAAAGAAAATAATCAGCCTATGACGCTTATGCAAGAGGCGGATTGTGCTAATGAGTTGCAAAGAAATATTTTTGTTGAAAAAATTCTTGCGTACTATGCAAATGATATTAAAGGTAAGCGAATTGGTATATGGGGGTTAACATTTAAACCGCATACCGATGATATTCGTTGTGCTCCCGCCATCGATATTATTCGTAAATTATTAGATCTTGGTGCCGAAATTATTGTGTATGATCCGGCTGGGATGCGCCATATAGAAAATATTTTTGGCAAGCAGCTGACCTATGCTACAAATGCGTTACAGGTGCTTGTGTATGCTCATTCACTTGCTTTGTTGACTGAATGGGAAGAGTTTTTGGCATTTAATGAAACAGAATTTGTCATGCTTAAAGACAGGGTTATTTTTGACGGACGTAACTGCCTTGATGCTGATCGTGTTAGAAAGGCCGGCGTCACATATCTTGCTTTAGGGAGACAGATGCTAACTGATGTAAGCAAAGATGGAGGGGATCGGTTACACATACAGACAGATACGGTATCGAATACGAGAAGCGAGGCAAGTCTATAA
- the glmM gene encoding phosphoglucosamine mutase (catalyzes the conversion of glucosamine-6-phosphate to glucosamine-1-phosphate), whose product MQIAFGTDGIRGNADIFPFTDDALYALGRCIGQWACEKYATQTPKLLIGADTRQSGDRIKTQLVSGLVYEGCVVIDGGILPTPAVASLVHSQDDFHAGIVISASHNPFHDNGIKVLDGTTCKITPEDEQSITAFFSQCYQQGIVGSRVEHGLQQWGQAGQAYACHILSFFDKRQFKGLRVVLDCAHGATYKLAPDIFAQLGAEVVALNVCPDGCNINKGCGALYPDKLAAVVREHNADIGFSFDGDGDRVIAVNKHGEIKNGDDMLALLCLSPRYQNMQAVVGTLMTNQGFEVFLRKHNKQLVRTPVGDKYVAAQLEQDSLLLGGEASGHLILADYLLTGDGIFVALSILRELQRSGNWDFTTFEKYPQVLCSVPVDKKNDLSFAPYAQVIDQYREQLDSGRLVVRYSGTEDLLRVMTEAPTHDLAHTVAYDLARDLKNMLNAS is encoded by the coding sequence ATGCAAATCGCGTTTGGTACTGATGGGATACGGGGTAATGCTGATATTTTTCCATTCACCGATGATGCATTATATGCTCTTGGTCGCTGTATAGGGCAGTGGGCGTGTGAAAAGTATGCTACACAAACGCCTAAGCTATTGATTGGTGCCGATACTCGCCAGAGTGGTGACCGAATTAAGACACAGCTGGTTTCTGGACTAGTGTATGAGGGTTGTGTTGTTATTGATGGCGGTATTTTGCCAACGCCGGCTGTGGCATCATTGGTGCATAGCCAGGATGATTTTCATGCGGGCATTGTTATTTCCGCATCACATAATCCATTTCATGACAATGGCATCAAGGTGCTGGATGGCACGACGTGCAAAATTACGCCAGAAGATGAGCAAAGTATTACGGCATTCTTTAGCCAGTGTTATCAGCAGGGCATTGTTGGCTCTCGTGTGGAGCATGGCTTGCAGCAGTGGGGGCAAGCTGGACAGGCATATGCATGTCATATTCTTTCGTTTTTTGATAAGCGCCAGTTTAAAGGGCTTCGTGTAGTACTTGACTGTGCACACGGTGCAACGTACAAATTAGCCCCAGATATCTTTGCCCAGCTTGGTGCAGAGGTGGTTGCGCTTAATGTTTGCCCTGATGGCTGCAACATTAACAAGGGCTGTGGCGCGCTGTACCCAGACAAACTTGCAGCTGTTGTGCGTGAGCACAATGCGGATATCGGTTTTTCATTTGATGGTGACGGTGATCGTGTCATTGCAGTTAACAAGCATGGTGAGATAAAAAATGGCGATGACATGTTGGCATTGCTGTGCTTGTCACCACGCTACCAAAACATGCAGGCGGTGGTTGGCACGCTTATGACCAACCAAGGGTTTGAGGTGTTTTTGCGTAAGCACAACAAGCAACTTGTGCGTACTCCTGTGGGCGATAAGTATGTTGCAGCGCAGCTTGAGCAGGATAGTTTGTTGCTTGGTGGTGAGGCGTCTGGGCATTTGATTTTGGCAGACTATCTGTTAACCGGAGATGGTATTTTTGTTGCACTCAGCATTTTGCGTGAACTGCAGCGTTCTGGTAATTGGGACTTTACAACCTTTGAAAAGTATCCACAGGTCTTGTGTAGCGTTCCTGTTGATAAAAAAAATGATTTATCGTTTGCGCCGTATGCACAAGTTATTGACCAATATCGTGAGCAGCTTGATTCTGGTCGCTTGGTTGTTCGCTATTCTGGTACTGAAGACTTGCTGCGTGTAATGACCGAGGCCCCGACTCATGATCTTGCTCATACGGTTGCCTATGACCTAGCGCGTGATTTAAAAAATATGTTAAATGCCTCATAA
- a CDS encoding glycosyltransferase: protein MRGVAIASIKKVLVVGFFSPDQNVYTYASSFYRTFGQLGYVVSGFNIRKIVMPFYSRSNPNLLPYHIKRINDILLNRLLVQHVQRFRPDMVFFIKPDNITLSTMRTLKACNTRLACFYPDNPFSLWNGNANAQVLNGLPLYDYFLIWSKMLIPSLTSAGAKRVFYFPLAFDQELFEQPITISLIEKEFYTSDISFVGTWDPEREAWLTELVKNFPQKRIALWGNNWQHAVSANQYIKTIWQGPARYGAELIKIFRCSKIVLNFLRQQNMTAHNMRTFEAPAAGAFMLTQYSVEQAEQLFCEGESIVCFTSVQDLVTKVRFYLDHTKEREEIALRAHRVVQSFGLKKQLEMIMSLFEQESSEKGLCYDGCV from the coding sequence GTGAGAGGAGTAGCAATCGCATCAATAAAAAAAGTTTTGGTTGTTGGTTTTTTTAGTCCTGATCAAAATGTTTATACCTATGCATCATCTTTTTATAGAACTTTCGGGCAACTTGGCTATGTGGTGAGCGGGTTTAATATTCGCAAAATAGTGATGCCGTTTTACTCACGTAGCAATCCAAATCTGTTGCCATATCACATAAAAAGAATTAACGACATATTGCTCAATAGATTGCTTGTGCAACATGTACAGCGCTTTAGGCCAGACATGGTTTTTTTTATAAAGCCTGACAACATAACGCTATCAACGATGAGAACATTAAAGGCATGCAATACACGTCTTGCTTGTTTTTATCCAGATAATCCATTTTCGCTATGGAATGGGAATGCGAATGCGCAGGTATTAAACGGACTCCCGCTGTATGATTATTTTTTGATATGGTCGAAAATGTTGATTCCTTCACTCACTTCTGCTGGTGCAAAGCGGGTGTTTTATTTTCCTCTTGCTTTTGATCAAGAGCTTTTTGAGCAACCGATAACAATTTCCTTGATAGAAAAAGAATTTTACACAAGTGACATTAGTTTTGTTGGAACGTGGGACCCTGAGCGTGAGGCATGGTTGACCGAACTTGTTAAAAACTTTCCTCAAAAGCGCATAGCGCTGTGGGGAAATAACTGGCAACATGCAGTGAGCGCTAATCAGTACATAAAAACGATATGGCAAGGGCCTGCGCGCTACGGAGCAGAACTTATAAAAATATTTCGTTGTAGCAAAATTGTTTTAAATTTTTTGCGCCAACAAAATATGACAGCTCACAATATGCGTACGTTTGAAGCGCCCGCTGCGGGAGCGTTTATGTTGACGCAATATAGCGTAGAACAGGCGGAGCAGTTGTTTTGTGAGGGAGAAAGTATTGTATGTTTTACCAGTGTGCAAGATCTTGTTACTAAAGTTAGATTTTATTTAGATCATACAAAAGAACGCGAAGAAATTGCTTTGCGTGCCCATCGTGTTGTTCAATCCTTTGGTTTGAAAAAACAGCTTGAGATGATCATGAGCTTGTTTGAGCAAGAAAGTAGTGAGAAAGGTTTGTGTTATGACGGTTGCGTATGA
- a CDS encoding glycosyltransferase family 4 protein — MRVVLSAGGRFHAFHLAKQLARRNSLAKFFSFSAQNSDFDYLPRSVVDQSTVCKFVNWLACRLQVRRFVNKSWCNATQDALFDTWVAKKIQALEPFDIFVGWADYVLKTIPFVRQKGAKVIIESGSFHIKDQAQLLTQEYDRWGICYEPINKKNMERMLAEYELADYIMTPSEVVCQSFYRQGVARDKVLKVPCGIDGAPLTSLESRDTYVKKFIVLFAGLLSIRKGVPYLIQAWNELNLPDNDAELLLVGGMQKDCEAVLKRLPMKKNVKIMGSVSHQQLKKLYQQATVLALPSIDEGFGMVVTEAMASGIPVICSDHVGAGELVQDYQQGFIVPHANVQALAACLAWCYQHREACFEMGRCAQQTVKSLTWDHYGQQVYSLYQQILNV; from the coding sequence ATGAGAGTTGTGCTCTCAGCGGGCGGACGATTCCATGCATTTCATTTAGCAAAGCAGCTGGCAAGGCGTAATTCGCTTGCAAAATTTTTCAGTTTTAGTGCGCAGAACAGTGACTTTGATTATTTACCACGCAGTGTAGTTGACCAAAGTACTGTGTGCAAGTTTGTCAACTGGCTTGCATGCCGGTTGCAGGTGCGTCGATTTGTTAACAAATCGTGGTGTAATGCTACGCAAGATGCGTTGTTTGATACATGGGTAGCAAAAAAAATTCAGGCGTTAGAACCCTTTGACATATTTGTTGGTTGGGCTGATTATGTGCTCAAAACCATTCCCTTTGTACGGCAAAAAGGAGCCAAGGTAATTATTGAGTCTGGCTCTTTTCACATCAAAGACCAAGCTCAGTTGCTCACTCAAGAGTATGACCGTTGGGGTATTTGCTATGAGCCGATTAACAAAAAAAACATGGAGCGCATGCTTGCAGAATATGAGCTAGCAGACTACATTATGACACCATCTGAGGTGGTTTGTCAGAGTTTTTATCGACAGGGGGTTGCTCGCGATAAAGTTTTGAAAGTGCCATGTGGCATTGATGGAGCACCGCTAACATCGCTTGAATCGCGAGATACGTATGTTAAAAAATTTATTGTTCTTTTTGCCGGGTTGCTCAGCATTCGTAAAGGCGTGCCGTATTTGATTCAGGCATGGAATGAACTGAATCTTCCTGACAATGATGCGGAACTCCTGCTTGTTGGGGGCATGCAAAAAGATTGTGAAGCCGTCTTAAAGCGATTGCCCATGAAAAAAAATGTAAAAATTATGGGTTCTGTTTCGCATCAACAGCTTAAAAAGCTTTACCAGCAGGCTACGGTTTTGGCCTTACCCTCCATTGATGAAGGTTTTGGTATGGTTGTGACTGAGGCAATGGCAAGTGGTATTCCCGTTATTTGTTCTGATCATGTTGGTGCTGGCGAGTTAGTGCAAGATTATCAGCAGGGCTTTATTGTACCGCATGCAAATGTTCAAGCGTTAGCAGCTTGTTTGGCGTGGTGCTATCAGCATCGTGAAGCATGTTTTGAGATGGGCAGATGCGCACAACAAACGGTTAAAAGTTTAACATGGGACCATTATGGGCAACAGGTATATAGCCTATATCAGCAGATTTTGAATGTGTGA